From one Triticum aestivum cultivar Chinese Spring chromosome 4B, IWGSC CS RefSeq v2.1, whole genome shotgun sequence genomic stretch:
- the LOC123092990 gene encoding probable mitochondrial-processing peptidase subunit beta, mitochondrial, producing MAFRRLLSAAVRRRSAAAAAAAGNAREASTAVAAGPGAIAPDAPAVHAPVMAYDRIADAVNARVRRLEHPDPRFLRYANPVPAHVDHTAILEAPETKVTTLDNGLRVATESSLSSRTATVGVWIDAGSRYETEEAAGVAHFVEHMLFKGTGTRSAGQLEQEIEDMGGHLNAYTSREQTTYYAKVLDKDVPRAMNVLADILQDSKLEDNRIERERSVILREMEEVQGQSEEVIFDHLHATAFQYTSLGRPILGSADNVKSITKKNLIDYIQKHYTASRMVITAAGAVKHDDIVQQAKELFKSLPTDPTTTNMLVAEQPAIFTGSEVRIIDDDMPLAQFAVAFNGASWTDPDSIALMVMQTMLGSWNKSAGGGKHMGSELVQRVAINDIAESIMAFNTNYKDTGLFGVYAVAKADCLDDLAFAIMQEMSKLSYRVTEEDVIRARNQLKSSIQLHLDGSTAVVEDIGRQQLIYGRRIPIPELFARIDAVDPSTIRRVANRFIFDQDIAIAAMGPIQSLPDYNWFRRRTYMLRY from the exons ATGGCGTTCCGCCGACTCCTCTCGGCCGCAGTGCGCCGCCGctccgccgcggcggcggcggcggccgggaacGCGCGCGAGGCCTCCACGGCTGTCGCCGCGGGCCCCGGCGCCATCGCCCCCGACGCGCCCGCCGTCCACGCCCCGGTGATGGCGTACGACCGGATCGCCGACGCTGTCAACGCGCGCGTCCGCCGCCTCGAGCACCCGGACCCCCGCTTCCTCCGCTACGCCAACCCCGTCCCCGCGCACGTCGACCACACCGCCATCCTCGAGGCGCCGGAGACCAAGGTCACCACGCTCGACAACGGCCTGCGCGTCGCCACCGAGTCCTCTCTCTCCTCGCGCACGGCCACCGTTGGTGTCTGGATCGACGCCGGGAGCAGGTACGAgacggaggaggcggccggggtcgCCCATTTCGTGGAGCACATGCTGTTCAAGGGCACGGGGACGCGCAGCGCCGGGCAGCtcgagcaggagatcgaggacatGGGCGGCCACCTCAACGCCTACACCTCGCGGGAGCAGACCACCTACTACGCCAAGGTGCTCGACAAGGACGTGCCACGTGCCATGAATGTTCTCGCGGACATTTTGCAGGACTCTAAGCTCGAGGACAACCGCATTGAACGCGAGCGCAGTGTCATTCTCCGAGAGATGGAGGAG GTTCAGGGACAGTCGGAGGAAGTTATATTCGATCATCTCCATGCAACTGCATTCCAGTATACTTCTCTTGGCAGGCCAATCTTGGGTTCTGCTGATAATGTCAAGTCTATCACCAAAAAGAATCTCATAGACTACATTCAAAAGCATTACACGGCTTCTAGAATG GTCATTACTGCTGCTGGTGCTGTTAAGCATGATGATATTGTACAACAGGCAAAAGAGCTGTTCAAATCGCTGCCAACTGACCCTACAACAACTAACATGTTGGTTGCTGAGCAGCCAGCCATTTTTACTGGTTCTGAG GTACGAATCATTGATGATGACATGCCCCTTGCCCAATTTGCTGTTGCCTTCAATGGAGCATCCTGGACAGATCCTGATTCTATTGCATTAATGGTTATGCAAACTATGCTTGGTTCGTGGAACAAGAGTGCTGGAGGAGGGAAGCACATGGG TTCGGAGCTTGTACAGAGAGTAGCAATCAATGACATAGCTGAGAGTATAATGGCATTCAATACAAACTATAAGGACACTGGCCTGTTTGGTGTCTATGCTGTTGCTAAG GCTGATTGCTTGGATGATTTGGCTTTTGCAATTATGCAAGAGATGAGCAAATTATCATACAGGGTTACTGAAGAGGATGTTATTCGTGCACGCAATCAG TTGAAATCCTCCATCCAACTCCACCTTGATGGCTCCACTGCTGTTGTTGAGGATATTGGACGCCAG CAACTCATCTATGGCCGTAGAATTCCCATTCCTGAGCTTTTTGCTAGAATAGATGCAGTTGATCCCAGCACTATTAGGCGTGTTGCAAACCGCTTCATCTTTGACCAG GATATTGCCATCGCTGCCATGGGACCAATTCAGTCTCTTCCAGACTACAACTGGTTCAGACGCAGGACCTACATGCTCCGTTACTAG
- the LOC123092991 gene encoding neurofilament heavy polypeptide yields the protein MATGAAAKTPTKPSAPAAPKTPAKPAPSAAATAAKTPARPPSSAAATAKTPARSVSRARFAHASENSDPNILASPPRTTSKTPAKPAAAATFSASVRKKRATPAPPPPVPQRRFLVAKKGAHRRRQAGASGGGGQFDFDKCREAAREALRASHEEFFLKERAVSAASEEQESQKEEEAAEDDANSAAVVEEGEGAEVADLEGSGKVRAIRSRVMAKAMNSVPDAGAGRVKHLVHAFESLLSISGATADSERAGEEAWALPGLQPWNEGSEGSPVAVFSSSDFMSMGPTRLCSSLDGKSNRSSWDSQTGGRRSRRNSSESLRSSWNKKLKVTSQHPFKLRTEQRGRAKEQQFIQKVQEMLIEDEKKRIHIAQGLPWTTDEPECLIKPPVKERTEPVDLVLHSDVRAVERAEFDQYVSEKTKFGEELRLERERQQKLEEEEMIRQLRKELVPKAQPMPYFDRPFIPKKSSKTITIPKEPNFHLRPERLSCDAWSLES from the exons ATGGCGACCGGGGCGGCGGCGAAGACTCCGACCAAGCCATCGGCCCCCGCGGCGCCCAAGACCCCGGCCAAGCCCGCGCCCTcggccgcggcgacggcggcgaagaCTCCCGCAAGGCCCCCgtcctcggcggcggcgacggcgaagacCCCGGCCAGGTCCGTCTCCCGCGCGCGGTTCGCGCACGCCTCCGAGAACTCCGACCCCAACATCCTCGCCTCCCCTCCCCGGACCACGTCCAAGACCCCCgccaagcccgccgccgccgccaccttctcCGCCTCCGTCAGGAAGAAGCGTGCcacgcccgccccgccgccgccggtcccGCAGCGCCGCTTCCTCGTGGCGAAGAAGGGAGCGCATCGGCGGAGGCAAGCCGGCGCGAGCGGAGGAGGCGGCCAGTTCGACTTCGACAAGTGCCGCGAGGCCGCCCGCGAGGCGCTGCGCGCGTCGCACGAGGAGTTCTTCCTCAAGGAGCGCGCGGTGTCCGCGGCCAGCGAGGAGCAGGAGTcgcagaaggaggaggaagcggccgAAGATGACGCAAACAGTGCCGCTGTTGTCGAGGAGGGGGAGGGAGCGGAGGTGGCGGATTTGGAGGGGAGCGGCAAAGTTAGAGCGATTCGGAGCAGAGTCATGGCCAAGGCGATGAACAGCGTGCCAGATGCTGGGGCGGGCCGTGTCAAGCACCTGGTGCATGCCTTCGAGAGCCTGCTCTCCATCTCCGGGGCCACTGCTGACTCCGAACGGGCAGGCGAGGAGGCCTGGGCGCTGCCTGGATTGCAGCCATGGAACGAGGGGAGTGAGGGCTCGCCGGTGGCAGTGTTCTCCTCGTCCGATTTCATGAGCATGGGACCAACCAGACTTTGCAGTTCACTCGATGGCAAGAGCAACAG ATCTAGCTGGGACAGCCAGACCGGAGGACGCAGGAGCCGGCGGAAC TCATCCGAATCACTAAGGAGCAGCTGGAATAAAAAGCTCAAGGTCACTAGCCAGCATCCCTTCAAGCTGAGAACAGAG CAAAGGGGAAGAGCTAAAGAACAACAGTTTATTCAGAAAGTCCAGGAAATGCTAATTGAGGATGAGAAGAAGCGCATACATATTGCTCAAGGACTTCCGTGGACAACAGATGAGCCTGAG TGCTTGATTAAGCCACCAGTCAAGGAAAGAACAGAGCCAGTCGACCTTGTTCTACATAGTGATGTGCGCGCAGTTGAACGTGCTGAATTTGATCAATAT GTGTCAGAGAAGACCAAGTTCGGTGAGGAATTAAGATTGGAGCGGGAACGTCAACAAAAGTTAGAGGAGGAAGAAATGATAAGACAGCTGAGGAAAGAGCTTGTTCCTAAAGCACAGCCAATGCCGTATTTTGATCGGCCATTCATCCCCAAAAA GTCATCAAAGACAATAACAATTCCGAAGGAGCCAAACTTTCATCTCCGGCCTGAAAGGTTATCATG CGATGCATGGTCACTGGAAAGCTGA